In the Numida meleagris isolate 19003 breed g44 Domestic line chromosome 5, NumMel1.0, whole genome shotgun sequence genome, one interval contains:
- the ADIRF gene encoding adipogenesis regulatory factor — MSGRGFQGLKEQAEGAAKDAASALGKATQDAVSQITDAGQKAVDKACKTAQDGIEKAAGQAAEAVSGFGKKCGFKK; from the exons ATGTCGGGTAGAGGCTTCCAGGGGCTGAAGGAGcaggcagaaggagcagcaaaAGATGCTG CGAGTGCATTGGGAAAGGCCACTCAGGATGCAGTCAGCCAGATTACAGACGCTGGCCAGAAAG ctGTGGATAAGGCTTGTAAGACAGCGCAGGATGGCATAGAAAAAGCAGCTGGgcaagctgcagaagcagtgtCTGGCTTTGGGAAAAAGTGTGGATTTAAGAAATGA